Proteins encoded together in one Benincasa hispida cultivar B227 chromosome 1, ASM972705v1, whole genome shotgun sequence window:
- the LOC120077055 gene encoding uncharacterized protein LOC120077055 — MDMLKHLHINIPFIEVIEQMPKYAKFLKDMVTKKRSTGKFAMVALTQSSKSITPLKMRNPVSFTIPFSIGGLYIGQALRDLGASINLMPLSIFKQLNVRQLAPMTVTLQLADKSLILVTIDKFVLPADFIILDYEADKDVPIILG, encoded by the coding sequence ATGGACATGCTGAAACATTTGCATATCAACATCCCTTTCATTGAAGTGATTGAACAGATGCCAAAGtatgcgaagtttctgaaggacatggtgacgAAGAAAAGAAGTACTGGTAAGTTTGCAATGGTGGCATTGACACAAAGTTCTAAATCCATAACTCCACTGAAAATGCGCAACCCTGTAAGTTTCACAATACCCTTCTCAATTGGAGGGTTATACATTGGTCAAGCGCTTCGCGACCTCGGGgccagcatcaacttgatgccccTCTCAatttttaagcagctgaatgtgagGCAGCTGGCACCCATGACGGTGACTCTCCAGCTAGCTGACAAATCCCTTATCCTGGTCACGATTGACAAATTTGTAttaccggcagacttcatcatcctggattaTGAAGCAGAtaaggatgtacccatcatcctgggatga